GGGAATCGCGGCGACCGCGATTCTCACGTTTATTTTCTCGTGGAACGAGTTCGTCTTCGCGCTCGTGCTCACCTCTTCGGAGGTCTCACAGACGCTGCCCATCGCCGTCTCGCTGTTTGTCGCCGACGACTTCGTCGACTGGGCACATCTGGCGGCCGGCGGCATGATCGCCGCGCTGCCGGGGATTCTCTTCGGGCTGTTCTTCCAGCGGTACATCGTGAGCGGACTGACACAAGGTGCTGTCAAGGAGTGATTCAACATGGCTAACGTAGACCTCAACGACTTGGTAAAGAAGTTCGACGACGTCACCGCGGTCGACGGGATCTCCTTGGAGATCCCCGACGAGAGTTTCACCGTGCTGGTCGGCCCCTCGGGCTGTGGGAAAACAACCACGCTCCGGCTCATCGCCGGGCTCGAACGCGCGACCGACGGGGAGATCCGCATCGGCGAGACGATGGTGAACGACAGTCGAGCCTACGAGCGGGATATCGCGATGGTGTTCCAGAACTACGCGCTGTATCCCCACAAGACCGTTCAGGAAAACATGCGGTTCGGACTCGAACAACATGACACCGAGGAGGACGTGATCCAAGAGCGGGTCGAAGACGCCGCTGAACTCCTGCAGATCCAAGAGCTGCTGGACCGACGGCCCGCCGAGCTCTCGGGCGGTCAACAGCAGCGTGTCGCTCTCGGGCGTGCTATCGTCCGTGACCCGGCGGTGTTCCTGATGGACGAACCGCTCAGTAACCTCGACGCGAAGCTCCGCGTCCAGATGCGCGCCGAGCTGAACAAGCTCCACGAGAAACTGTCGACGACGACAGTGTATGTCACCCACGATCAGGTCGAGGCGATGACGCTGGCCGACCAGATCGCAGTCATGGACGACGGTCAGATCCAGCAGGTCGGCGCACCGACGCGCGTCTACAGGAACCCTCGCAACATGTTCGTCGCCGGCTTCCTCGGCTCTCCGAGCATGAATTTCATCGAGGGGAACCTCGAAGAGGCGAAGACCGGGAACCTACAGATGGATCTCGGAGCACACACGCACAACATCCCCGACGAGTACGCCGACCGGCTACGGGACCGGCTCGGCGAGGAGGTCATCCTCGGGATCCGTCCGGAAAACGTGTCGCTGAGCGAAAGCGGGGTCGCGGCGAACGTCCATCCGGGAGTGGTGTCAGTTGTCGAACCACAGGGTGAGAAAACGGTGCTTGAGGTCGAACTCGAAACCGGGCAGACCATCAAAGCCGCCATCGCCCCCGACATGGCTGTCGAAACGGGAGACGAGGTGAATCTCCGATTTGACCGCGACTCGCTGCACTACTTCGACCCCGAATCCGGCACGTCGATCATCTACGATCTGAAGACGACGCCGAAGGTAACCCCATGACCGCGAGCATGCAGGACGAACGCGACATCGCATCCGCGCCAGTTGTTGCGTTTGGAGCGGCGTTTCTGCTCGCGGTACTCGCTGCGTACAACTTCAGTACTGGCGTGTACGGCGGCGCGATCGTGAGCGGGGTCGGCGTGATGATCGCGACGCTGTTCGGGCTGCTAACTGAATGAGATCCGAGACGTGACGGAACCACCGCTGTGCTGGACGCTGACGAGCAATCGTCAGCCCCCAACAAGCGTTCCCTCTCCGGGCGGATTGTCGTCCGTAGAGCGACGCACGTGGTCTCGCCGCGTACCTCGCGATATACAAACATATAACAGAGATTGGCGTAGGTATCTGCAACGGAGTAATTGAAGAATGTGTCACAGGTAAAGATGTTGCCCGAAGAACGCCGGAAAAAAATAGTTCGGAAGGTCAACGAATCCGACAGAGTAACAGTCGAAGGATTAACCGAGGAGTTCGACGTCTCGGAGCCGACGATCCGGCGCGACCTCGCCTCGCTCGCGGAGGAGGGACTCATCGAGCGGTTTCACGGTGGCGCGCTCCCAGCTTCGGACAACGGTCGACACGGTGCCGCGTCGGGCGGTCGGAGACGTCGACTGATCGAGAAGGCCGTCACGAACCCGACAGGGAAGCGTGCGATCGCCAACCGGGCCGTCGAGGAGCTGAGCGACGGCGATGCGGTGCTGTTCGACACCGGGACGACGACACTGGAGGTGGCGAGAGCCATCCCGGAGTCGCTCTCGCTGCTTGTCGCAACCAACTCCCCGGAGAACGCCTTCGAGCTTCGAAGACCGTGCGGCGAGGTGAAGCTCGTCGGCGATTCGCTGCGACAGACCTCCGACGCGCTCGTCGGGTCCAGCGGGGAGTCGTATCTCAAGAAGACGAACTTCGACGTGGTGTTTCTGGAGGCCGACGGGATACACACAAACGGCGATCTGTCCGTCTCGAACGAAGACGAGGCGAGACTGAAATCGCTGATGTGTGAGGGTGGCCGGCACGTCGTTCTCGTGGCTGACGGGAGCACGCTCGGTACCCAGAGCTTCCGCGAGTTTGCGACAATCAATGAGGTTGATATGCTCATTACCGATCTCCCTCTGGACGGTGAGATGCGCGACGTGTTTACCCGGGCTGACGTACAGATCGTCGACGACCTCGTCCCGTAGCGCTCCGCCGCGTCTCTCGATTTAGTACGTCGCTCTCCATTGTCGAGTTAGTCGACAGTCCCAGCGCTCAGCCGAGCGAATCCGAGAGCTCGCGTTTCGGACTGGGCGTCCGAACATCGCTCGTGGAGTCGTTTATGAGCCGCCGCCACCCGGCGATCTAGCGTCGACAGCGGCGCAGTCGACTGCCGGACTGATCGTGGATTTGCATACGTCACGAACCGCCGAAACAGCCCGTTGAGCACTCGCGCTCGGGGGTGACTGCTCCGCGCCAGATCCATGAGACCGAGGCGTCCACCCGGACCAACGAGTTCGGCCCAGTCGTCGACAACCCCGGCCGGAGCATCGAACATGGCGACGACCAGCGATGCAAACAGGCAGTCGACGTCGGCACTGTCGACTGGCGGCTGTGTGGCGTCGCTGCGAACGATGTGGACGTTCGTCCAACCGTTGCGGTCGACTCGTTTTCTGGCGACCGAGAGGACGCCCGGACTGACGTCGACGCCGATCACCCGACCCTCGGGACCGACTCGGTCACGCAACAGCGAGAGGTTCGCGCCACTGCCACAGCCCATCTCAACGACAGTGTCACCCGGCTGTGGGTCGAGCAAGTCGACGGCCGCCGTCCGAATAGAGCCGATTCCGGGCGTCTGGACGGCGACGAGATCGTAGAGCCGTGCCCACCGCGTGTAAAACTGCTGTGTCGGACCAATCGGCTCGCTCATACAGAGCCTACCGGGTGCCTCGTATAAAACAGTCGACAGTTACGTGGCTGATCGGACAACCGAAGCGACTGTCGGCGCATCGGGGCCGAGCACGTAGGAGATGGGTTCGATACCGAAGCCGCCGGTCTGATACAGAACGAACGTATCGGTGAGCGATGCCTCGGCGAGAGCCTCGCCAATCGTCGTCTCAAGCTCCTCGCTGGCCTCGGAGTCGAACTCGATGGTCGTATAGCCGGCCTGCTCGAACTGCGCGATCAGCTCGGCGTCGTAGGTGATATTCAGTCCGGCCTGGACGTCGACCGCGTGGCTCCGGGCCGCCAGCAGGACCGAGGCGGCGTGTTCGCTGACGCCGAACTCCGGATCGGAGGGGACGGTCGCCCGGCCCTTGATATCGAAGATCCGGCCCGGCACGCCAGCGACGTCGTCGACGGTCGTCGCATCCGGGAGACACTCGACGAGATTCGAGCCGACGTTCGGGATCAGTCGAGCGAAGTCGCCCATGCTCGTGAGGGTACGGAG
This sequence is a window from Halohasta litchfieldiae. Protein-coding genes within it:
- a CDS encoding thiamine-phosphate synthase family protein: MKFIEELVVEEFLPTVRSMLAESLRARDLTQREVADVLGISQSAVSKYAHGEVARNDRIAGDERVVDLVEQVADGLSTGDMSRVQALVEIEVLIRQLEDGDLLADLHEAAMPALTEADIDFSIHDPDSRIRTTEQVRSSVRRGLRTLTSMGDFARLIPNVGSNLVECLPDATTVDDVAGVPGRIFDIKGRATVPSDPEFGVSEHAASVLLAARSHAVDVQAGLNITYDAELIAQFEQAGYTTIEFDSEASEELETTIGEALAEASLTDTFVLYQTGGFGIEPISYVLGPDAPTVASVVRSAT
- the glpR gene encoding HTH-type transcriptional regulator GlpR, with the translated sequence MLPEERRKKIVRKVNESDRVTVEGLTEEFDVSEPTIRRDLASLAEEGLIERFHGGALPASDNGRHGAASGGRRRRLIEKAVTNPTGKRAIANRAVEELSDGDAVLFDTGTTTLEVARAIPESLSLLVATNSPENAFELRRPCGEVKLVGDSLRQTSDALVGSSGESYLKKTNFDVVFLEADGIHTNGDLSVSNEDEARLKSLMCEGGRHVVLVADGSTLGTQSFREFATINEVDMLITDLPLDGEMRDVFTRADVQIVDDLVP
- a CDS encoding ABC transporter ATP-binding protein gives rise to the protein MANVDLNDLVKKFDDVTAVDGISLEIPDESFTVLVGPSGCGKTTTLRLIAGLERATDGEIRIGETMVNDSRAYERDIAMVFQNYALYPHKTVQENMRFGLEQHDTEEDVIQERVEDAAELLQIQELLDRRPAELSGGQQQRVALGRAIVRDPAVFLMDEPLSNLDAKLRVQMRAELNKLHEKLSTTTVYVTHDQVEAMTLADQIAVMDDGQIQQVGAPTRVYRNPRNMFVAGFLGSPSMNFIEGNLEEAKTGNLQMDLGAHTHNIPDEYADRLRDRLGEEVILGIRPENVSLSESGVAANVHPGVVSVVEPQGEKTVLEVELETGQTIKAAIAPDMAVETGDEVNLRFDRDSLHYFDPESGTSIIYDLKTTPKVTP
- a CDS encoding class I SAM-dependent methyltransferase, encoding MSEPIGPTQQFYTRWARLYDLVAVQTPGIGSIRTAAVDLLDPQPGDTVVEMGCGSGANLSLLRDRVGPEGRVIGVDVSPGVLSVARKRVDRNGWTNVHIVRSDATQPPVDSADVDCLFASLVVAMFDAPAGVVDDWAELVGPGGRLGLMDLARSSHPRARVLNGLFRRFVTYANPRSVRQSTAPLSTLDRRVAAAHKRLHERCSDAQSETRALGFARLSAGTVD